From a single Alkalihalophilus pseudofirmus genomic region:
- the pilM gene encoding type IV pilus biogenesis protein PilM: MNLFQQPNQKRHAFIIKDHVIRYIGSKQPDLLQISQIKERYLPVGIVVNGQIEDMTTFVTILAECVEEWKLKRQRIQFCLPQQHTIIRTHFIDGTIPDEEVKGQLYLDLGESLLLPFDDPIFDFKVIGMRDGQKEVLLFASRESVLNQYIDAFSEVHLKPNAADLSTLSAYRLFFENGQVETGAYVIQVQIDAMVTTITIFKGHHPLFLSTILSELDQEGWSLTGEGDVTRLAWTKEEEEMEEAIEECVREVEKVMNFYQFNVLKGEGEMGQMLLCGDHPYLSQFEAAFSDRLMLEITGLSEQTKNDAPVRYYDAQGLVLKKEVYR; this comes from the coding sequence ATGAACCTTTTTCAACAACCGAACCAAAAGCGGCATGCCTTTATTATTAAAGATCATGTTATTCGATATATAGGAAGCAAGCAGCCAGATCTCTTGCAAATCTCTCAAATAAAAGAGCGCTACTTGCCTGTTGGGATTGTCGTTAACGGCCAAATTGAAGACATGACGACCTTTGTGACGATTTTGGCTGAATGTGTGGAGGAATGGAAGCTTAAAAGACAACGGATACAATTTTGCCTGCCGCAGCAGCATACGATTATTCGCACCCACTTTATCGATGGGACAATTCCCGATGAAGAAGTGAAAGGGCAGCTTTATTTAGATTTAGGAGAGAGCCTTTTGCTGCCGTTTGATGATCCGATTTTTGACTTTAAAGTAATTGGGATGCGTGACGGTCAAAAGGAAGTACTGCTCTTTGCTTCGAGAGAATCCGTTCTTAATCAATACATAGATGCCTTTTCTGAAGTCCATTTGAAACCGAATGCAGCTGATCTTTCAACGCTTTCAGCTTACCGATTGTTTTTTGAAAATGGACAAGTTGAGACGGGAGCCTATGTTATTCAAGTGCAGATTGACGCAATGGTCACAACGATTACTATTTTTAAAGGTCATCATCCTTTATTTTTAAGCACGATTCTCTCAGAACTTGACCAGGAAGGCTGGTCTTTAACAGGTGAAGGGGATGTGACCCGTCTAGCATGGACAAAGGAAGAGGAAGAAATGGAAGAAGCCATTGAAGAATGTGTCCGTGAAGTAGAAAAAGTAATGAATTTCTATCAGTTTAATGTGTTAAAAGGCGAGGGAGAAATGGGCCAAATGCTGCTTTGTGGCGATCATCCTTATCTCTCTCAATTTGAGGCAGCGTTTAGTGATCGGCTCATGCTTGAAATTACTGGCTTGTCTGAGCAAACGAAAAATGATGCGCCGGTAAGGTACTATGATGCCCAAGGCCTTGTGTTGAAAAAAGAGGTGTATCGTTAA
- a CDS encoding prepilin peptidase yields the protein MVDWLFIGYLFVFGLTFGSFFNVVGLRVPAGESIVAPRSHCTTCDRDLSTRELIPVFSYLFQKGKCRGCGTKISPLYPIVELVTGLSFSGAYVLLGWSYELIVALLLISLLAIIFVSDIRYMLIPDKILLFFTPLFLLLRLAVAPLDPWWSSLVGAAVGFGLLLLIAVISRGGMGGGDIKLFAVLGLVLGWHDVLLAFFFSCLYGTIIAGIGMAAGKVKRKKPIPFGPFIVLGALTAYFYGNSLVQWYIGLFL from the coding sequence ATGGTTGATTGGTTGTTTATTGGTTATTTATTTGTCTTCGGCCTGACGTTTGGGTCCTTTTTTAATGTGGTTGGGCTGCGTGTGCCGGCGGGGGAATCGATTGTCGCCCCGCGCTCGCATTGTACAACCTGTGACCGTGATTTATCAACGCGGGAGCTGATCCCTGTTTTTTCTTATCTATTTCAAAAGGGGAAGTGCCGCGGCTGTGGAACGAAAATTTCTCCGCTTTACCCGATTGTAGAACTCGTGACCGGGTTGTCGTTCAGCGGGGCTTACGTGTTGCTTGGCTGGTCGTATGAATTAATTGTGGCTCTTTTACTTATTTCGCTCCTTGCTATTATTTTTGTCAGCGATATCCGCTACATGTTAATTCCAGATAAAATCCTATTATTTTTTACGCCGCTCTTCCTGCTTTTACGTTTGGCGGTAGCACCGCTTGATCCATGGTGGTCTAGTCTTGTGGGGGCGGCTGTTGGATTTGGGTTGCTGCTCCTTATTGCGGTGATCAGCAGAGGCGGAATGGGTGGCGGAGACATTAAGCTGTTTGCTGTGCTTGGACTTGTTCTTGGCTGGCATGATGTGCTGCTTGCCTTTTTCTTTTCATGCTTATATGGAACAATCATTGCTGGTATCGGGATGGCAGCTGGAAAAGTAAAACGCAAAAAGCCGATTCCATTTGGCCCTTTTATCGTACTAGGAGCACTAACGGCATATTTTTATGGAAATTCTCTAGTCCAATGGTACATAGGTCTATTCTTATAG
- a CDS encoding type II secretion system protein: MMKRWLKQTKNEKGLTLVELLAVVVILGIIAAIAVPSIGNIIENSKKDSAISNAQQVLNAARLYSAGGGNIDSSITYNSTTNGAIAEYHEELVNPWGEGEVTYTVGFENNTPNIAMTYSGGKCNIGTEGSTFEGLSSQDLSSDSRDNICKDDE; this comes from the coding sequence ATGATGAAAAGATGGTTGAAACAGACGAAGAATGAAAAAGGCTTAACGTTGGTTGAGCTGTTGGCTGTTGTTGTGATTTTAGGAATTATTGCTGCGATTGCAGTGCCGAGTATTGGAAATATTATTGAGAATAGTAAGAAGGACTCAGCAATATCAAATGCCCAACAAGTGTTGAATGCTGCAAGGTTGTATTCAGCAGGTGGTGGTAATATTGATAGTAGTATTACTTATAATTCTACAACTAATGGAGCTATTGCAGAATATCATGAAGAACTTGTTAACCCTTGGGGGGAGGGGGAAGTAACTTATACTGTTGGTTTTGAGAACAATACTCCAAACATTGCAATGACTTATTCTGGTGGAAAATGTAATATAGGGACTGAAGGAAGTACTTTTGAGGGTCTTAGCTCCCAAGATCTCAGTAGCGACTCTAGAGATAATATTTGTAAAGATGATGAATAA
- a CDS encoding type II secretion system F family protein encodes MGVYKYSGRDRRGHVKKGKVKAPSEKQARLILREDGVAVRELNESKSILDMEIELGAGGVRSQDFVIYLRQFATLLKAGISVVDATVILREQTSSKKLKAALHDVEDELRAGNPFSQAAENQKKVFPPLFVNMAKAGELGGNLDDILERLASYYEKQHKTKQKVMSAMSYPIVVGFVAIIIVIFLLSYVVPTFADMFASFNAELPMITVLVLQAGEIFSRLWWLLPLAVILVIVLLKIVNDRAELRYYRDLFILRMPIFGKLLQKAALARMTRTLSSLFSSSVPILQSVSIVERIAGNEVIARVIRESRNSLERGESIAEPMHKHWVFPPLVTQMIAVGEKTGSLDTMLDKVADFYDSEVEAGTDQIKALIEPVMIVILAAVVGVIVAAIAIPMFEIFDAVG; translated from the coding sequence ATGGGCGTTTATAAATATTCAGGACGTGACCGGCGAGGACATGTGAAGAAAGGAAAAGTGAAGGCTCCTTCAGAAAAGCAGGCTCGTCTCATCCTGAGAGAAGACGGGGTAGCTGTGAGAGAGCTGAATGAATCCAAAAGTATTCTCGATATGGAAATCGAGCTAGGTGCGGGCGGAGTGCGCTCACAAGATTTTGTGATTTATTTAAGGCAGTTTGCGACGCTGTTAAAAGCGGGGATCTCAGTGGTTGATGCTACTGTAATCTTGCGTGAGCAGACGTCTTCTAAAAAACTTAAAGCAGCCCTACATGATGTAGAGGACGAATTACGTGCGGGGAATCCGTTTTCACAAGCGGCTGAAAATCAAAAGAAAGTGTTCCCGCCGTTATTTGTAAATATGGCCAAAGCAGGCGAGCTTGGCGGTAATTTAGATGATATCCTAGAGCGGCTTGCGAGCTATTATGAGAAACAGCATAAAACAAAACAGAAAGTGATGTCTGCAATGTCGTACCCGATTGTGGTCGGTTTTGTGGCGATCATCATTGTGATCTTTCTATTATCCTATGTCGTCCCAACATTTGCTGATATGTTCGCAAGCTTTAATGCCGAGCTGCCGATGATTACAGTGCTTGTGCTTCAGGCAGGAGAGATATTCAGCAGACTATGGTGGCTTCTGCCGCTGGCCGTTATTTTAGTTATCGTGCTGTTGAAAATCGTGAATGACCGAGCGGAGCTTAGGTATTATCGCGATCTGTTTATTCTGCGGATGCCGATTTTCGGAAAGCTGCTGCAAAAAGCAGCGCTCGCGCGAATGACAAGAACATTAAGCTCGCTGTTTTCAAGCTCTGTGCCGATATTGCAGTCTGTCTCAATTGTAGAGAGGATTGCTGGAAACGAAGTAATTGCCCGAGTGATCCGCGAATCTCGTAATTCATTAGAACGAGGGGAATCGATTGCAGAACCGATGCATAAGCATTGGGTATTCCCTCCTTTAGTGACGCAAATGATTGCAGTCGGTGAAAAAACAGGGTCACTAGATACGATGCTTGATAAAGTAGCAGATTTCTATGATTCAGAAGTAGAAGCGGGAACAGACCAAATTAAAGCATTAATAGAGCCAGTTATGATTGTCATTTTGGCAGCTGTGGTCGGTGTAATTGTCGCAGCGATAGCAATTCCGATGTTTGAAATATTTGATGCGGTTGGATAG
- a CDS encoding type IV pilus twitching motility protein PilT — MKEKLESLLIEAFEMGASDIHLTVGVPPVIRINGELAHHGETVLKPADTEGMARAILSENLWKVFQKRGELDFSHGIPKVSRFRVNAYFQRSCVCLAIRVVPTKIPTLDDLSMPEVLKEIAQKPQGLVLVTGPTGSGKSTTLAAMINEINEQSNKHIITLEDPIEYLHKHKRSIINQREVGFDTQNFANGLRGCLRQDPDIILVGEMRDLETISIAITAAETGHLVLGTLHTTDAPATIDRVIDVFPPEQQPQVRIQLASVLGAVISQRLFKTADGKGRRAATEILVNNAAVKNLIRNEKIHQIPSVMQTSRASGMHTLEMSIKELVDSGAVEYETVSAYVSESGM; from the coding sequence ATGAAAGAAAAGCTGGAATCTTTACTAATTGAAGCGTTTGAAATGGGTGCCTCAGACATTCACCTGACGGTTGGGGTGCCGCCTGTCATCCGTATAAACGGGGAACTTGCTCATCACGGAGAAACCGTGTTAAAGCCGGCTGACACGGAGGGAATGGCACGTGCGATTTTATCGGAAAATCTGTGGAAGGTGTTCCAAAAGCGGGGAGAGCTTGACTTCTCACACGGCATTCCGAAAGTGTCGCGTTTTCGTGTGAATGCCTACTTCCAGCGCTCCTGTGTATGTCTTGCGATCCGAGTTGTGCCGACGAAAATTCCTACACTCGATGATCTTTCGATGCCTGAAGTGTTAAAAGAGATTGCCCAAAAACCTCAAGGACTAGTGCTTGTAACAGGTCCGACCGGTAGCGGGAAGTCGACCACTCTGGCTGCAATGATTAATGAGATCAATGAACAATCAAATAAACATATTATTACGCTTGAGGACCCGATTGAGTATTTACATAAGCATAAACGCTCGATTATAAATCAGCGTGAAGTGGGATTTGATACGCAAAACTTTGCAAACGGGCTAAGAGGCTGCTTAAGGCAGGACCCTGATATTATTTTAGTAGGGGAAATGCGTGATTTAGAGACAATCTCGATTGCAATCACGGCAGCAGAAACAGGACATCTTGTATTAGGGACATTGCATACAACGGATGCCCCGGCAACGATTGACCGTGTAATCGATGTGTTCCCGCCAGAGCAGCAGCCGCAAGTCCGCATTCAGCTAGCTTCCGTCTTAGGAGCCGTTATCTCTCAGCGGTTATTTAAAACAGCAGATGGAAAAGGAAGACGAGCGGCAACGGAAATCCTAGTGAATAATGCAGCTGTGAAAAACCTTATCCGCAACGAGAAAATCCACCAAATACCCAGCGTGATGCAGACGAGCCGTGCAAGCGGGATGCATACGCTTGAGATGTCAATTAAAGAATTAGTCGACTCAGGTGCGGTGGAGTATGAAACAGTTAGCGCGTACGTAAGTGAAAGTGGGATGTAA
- a CDS encoding GspE/PulE family protein, with protein sequence MARVRKRIGDLLVDAGILTSEQLKQALGSKKPGQKLGDALLELNYISESQLIEALEVQLGIKHVSLFRYPIDTSLMKMVPKEFAMRNQLIPLKKEGNMMYVAMVDPMDYYAIDDLRMSTGFQIEAAIATKDEVEQAIERHYQLDDAFLQAELDEKDLEALANANPADADEEDAPVIKLVNQILQAGLVQKASDIHIDPMEKKIVIRYRVDGVLKTERVYPKRIQNSLVARLKIMANLNITEVRLPQDGRIKTSIQMTPIDLRISTLPTVYGEKVVIRILDLGSTLNKLSQLGFNKINHQRFLKMIEQPSGLILITGPTGSGKSSTLYAALNHVHSEQVNIITIEDPVEYQIEGINQVQVNAQVGLTFAAGLRSVLRQDPNIVMVGEIRDTETAEIAIRASLTGHLVLSTLHTNSAIATIPRLIDMGIEPYLVVSSLSGIVAQRLVRKICPLCAEEFEPTEMERNLFEKRGIKPSKVKRGSGCPSCNATGYKGRLAIQEVLMVTDDIRQMMMNNKSMSTIRDYAMKQGMIFLIDDGLFKVKQGLTTIEEVLRVAMDE encoded by the coding sequence ATGGCTCGGGTACGTAAACGGATAGGGGATTTATTAGTGGATGCCGGCATTTTAACAAGCGAGCAGTTAAAGCAGGCGCTTGGGAGTAAGAAGCCAGGGCAGAAATTAGGTGATGCCCTTTTAGAATTAAATTATATATCAGAATCACAGCTGATTGAAGCACTTGAGGTTCAGCTTGGCATCAAACATGTCAGCCTTTTTCGTTACCCAATTGATACATCATTGATGAAAATGGTGCCAAAAGAATTTGCGATGAGAAATCAATTGATCCCGCTAAAAAAAGAAGGAAACATGATGTATGTCGCGATGGTCGATCCGATGGACTACTATGCGATAGATGATCTGAGAATGTCGACAGGGTTTCAAATTGAGGCGGCTATTGCGACAAAAGATGAGGTTGAACAAGCGATCGAACGCCATTATCAATTAGACGATGCATTTTTGCAGGCGGAACTCGATGAAAAGGATCTAGAGGCGCTTGCAAATGCGAATCCGGCTGATGCAGATGAGGAAGATGCTCCGGTCATAAAGCTCGTTAATCAAATTTTACAAGCGGGTCTCGTTCAAAAAGCGAGTGATATTCATATTGATCCAATGGAGAAGAAAATAGTCATTCGCTACCGTGTGGACGGGGTGTTAAAAACAGAGCGGGTGTATCCAAAACGGATTCAAAATTCACTTGTAGCCCGTTTGAAAATCATGGCGAATTTAAATATTACAGAAGTCCGCCTCCCGCAAGACGGCCGGATTAAAACATCAATACAAATGACACCGATTGATTTGCGGATCTCAACGCTGCCTACCGTTTACGGAGAAAAGGTCGTGATCCGGATTTTAGACCTTGGCAGTACGCTGAATAAGCTGTCACAACTCGGCTTTAATAAAATTAATCATCAACGGTTCCTTAAAATGATTGAACAGCCGTCGGGTCTTATTTTAATTACGGGTCCTACTGGGTCTGGTAAATCATCTACACTGTATGCAGCACTTAACCACGTACACTCAGAGCAAGTGAATATTATTACGATTGAAGACCCGGTTGAATATCAAATTGAGGGCATCAATCAAGTGCAGGTGAACGCTCAAGTAGGGCTGACATTTGCTGCCGGCCTGCGATCGGTATTAAGGCAAGACCCTAATATCGTTATGGTTGGGGAAATCCGTGATACGGAAACCGCTGAAATAGCAATCCGAGCTTCTCTGACGGGACATCTCGTATTAAGCACACTTCATACAAACAGCGCGATTGCAACGATTCCTCGTCTGATTGATATGGGGATCGAGCCGTATTTAGTCGTCTCTTCGTTATCTGGTATTGTAGCGCAGCGTCTTGTGAGAAAAATATGTCCGCTGTGTGCAGAAGAATTTGAGCCGACAGAAATGGAGCGGAATTTGTTTGAAAAACGCGGCATCAAACCTTCTAAAGTAAAAAGAGGGAGCGGCTGTCCGTCTTGTAATGCGACAGGCTATAAAGGAAGACTGGCAATTCAGGAAGTATTAATGGTAACCGATGATATTCGTCAAATGATGATGAACAACAAATCAATGAGCACGATCCGTGATTATGCAATGAAACAAGGGATGATCTTCTTAATAGATGATGGTTTGTTCAAAGTAAAGCAGGGGTTAACGACAATCGAAGAAGTACTGCGTGTGGCAATGGATGAGTAA
- a CDS encoding VanW family protein: MLMQQPFLRAFLLLIGSTAFLFTVTVGGSAVLGDLWWKKGAYETGTEIAGVSVVGMEQNAAKQVIEDEVNTWYEQASLSLYLFEETAILPSDVIEFQVDQALTEAASHRQAEIYAVVNKQRLRDAVQSLSRYQISEWVDYDSLASSIEEELQSMKEKRVSFELSRHFEQAFQLEEVSVASVQLSQLESTYLPQWTEALNGYEVSGRSVFSVQETLRELRQPLVDSQGLDMLAAALFQLFGQTNIQVVERHTGLTLPDYTEAGYAASVSAQSMDLKVYNPNYYDYVLQTSYDNSQLSIELIGKSFIHDYQLLLEQQEEIAPRTIVQFSPDRHIGDKEVISEGAPGYSVHVYHIERSLEGDVIMKKKIGIDYYPPQHKIEEWSLQETPVDEEPVENSNPAIPSSVIYPLPPGGDAVITPVPPGDNGSGEPYPPSDRPSSGNEGGNGSENNNGNGNGNGNSNGNSGGSGIENGNGNDTNKTPGQSDNGTSHDGNGESEKPKVKGEE; the protein is encoded by the coding sequence ATGTTGATGCAGCAACCATTCTTGCGCGCTTTTTTGCTTCTAATAGGATCTACTGCTTTTCTTTTTACTGTCACAGTTGGCGGGTCCGCCGTTTTGGGAGACTTGTGGTGGAAGAAGGGGGCTTATGAAACGGGAACGGAAATTGCCGGTGTATCAGTAGTCGGTATGGAGCAAAATGCGGCCAAACAAGTAATAGAAGATGAAGTGAATACGTGGTATGAGCAGGCGAGCCTCTCTTTATATCTATTTGAAGAAACAGCCATCCTGCCGAGTGATGTCATTGAATTTCAAGTCGATCAGGCTCTAACGGAAGCCGCTTCCCACAGGCAGGCAGAGATTTATGCTGTTGTGAATAAACAGCGTTTGCGTGATGCGGTCCAGTCTCTATCCCGCTATCAAATATCCGAGTGGGTAGATTACGATTCCTTAGCTTCATCGATTGAAGAAGAACTTCAGTCGATGAAGGAGAAGCGAGTGTCATTTGAATTAAGCAGACATTTTGAACAAGCTTTTCAATTAGAAGAGGTGAGTGTCGCATCCGTGCAGCTTTCTCAGTTGGAATCTACGTATCTGCCGCAATGGACAGAGGCATTAAACGGCTATGAAGTAAGCGGGAGAAGTGTATTTTCTGTGCAAGAAACGCTCAGAGAACTGCGGCAGCCTTTAGTTGATAGTCAAGGACTCGATATGCTGGCAGCTGCCCTGTTTCAATTGTTTGGCCAGACGAATATTCAAGTCGTTGAACGTCATACGGGGCTGACTTTGCCGGATTACACCGAAGCAGGCTACGCAGCAAGTGTGTCGGCTCAATCGATGGATCTTAAAGTATACAACCCTAACTACTATGATTACGTATTGCAAACTAGCTACGATAACAGTCAACTATCAATTGAGTTAATTGGAAAATCATTTATCCATGATTATCAGCTGTTACTAGAGCAGCAAGAGGAAATCGCTCCGCGTACAATCGTTCAATTCTCACCTGACCGCCACATTGGGGATAAAGAGGTCATAAGTGAGGGCGCACCAGGATATTCTGTTCATGTGTATCACATCGAACGCTCGCTAGAAGGCGACGTCATCATGAAAAAGAAAATCGGCATTGATTACTACCCGCCTCAGCACAAAATTGAAGAGTGGAGTTTACAAGAAACGCCTGTTGATGAAGAGCCGGTTGAGAACAGTAACCCAGCTATTCCGTCGTCTGTCATATACCCATTACCGCCAGGAGGAGATGCAGTCATAACACCTGTACCGCCGGGAGATAATGGTTCGGGTGAGCCATACCCGCCATCTGATAGACCAAGCAGCGGAAATGAGGGTGGAAATGGGTCTGAGAATAACAATGGAAATGGAAATGGAAATGGAAATAGCAATGGGAACAGCGGTGGAAGCGGGATTGAAAATGGAAATGGAAACGATACAAACAAAACCCCGGGGCAGTCTGATAACGGAACTTCCCACGATGGGAATGGTGAGTCGGAGAAGCCTAAAGTGAAGGGTGAAGAATAG
- a CDS encoding bifunctional folylpolyglutamate synthase/dihydrofolate synthase yields MRNVEEAIEWIHSLLPFGIKPGLKRMEWMLARLGHPERELKTIHIGGTNGKGSTVSYLRHMLEASSYKVGTFTSPYIECFEERISVNGEPIPGDDLLECVSKVKPLVEELEKTELGSPTEFEVITTIGFLYFATVSKPDFVLVEVGLGGRLDSTNVIDPLLSIITSIGHDHMHILGDSLEDIAFEKAGIIKYGKPVISGVSQPEAKQVLKEKAAEEKAALKQLNEDFEQVLITRNATSQMFSFYSQRQSFYTCTIQMAGNHQRNNAALALEAMITLGELGVIELDTDLVLKGLKNASWAGRFEVINKEPVIILDGAHNEEGMSALAETLLSHYPKKHYKLIMAATKEKDMEKLLAPFETMNADFTFTTFDFFRAASERELYEQALVPHKRMSVSWSEAIKDAVGNINDNEIIIISGSLYFVSDVRRWLKESSALSPNLVENK; encoded by the coding sequence ATGAGAAATGTAGAAGAGGCTATAGAATGGATTCATAGCTTGCTGCCTTTTGGAATAAAGCCAGGCTTAAAGCGGATGGAGTGGATGCTTGCGCGTCTCGGACATCCAGAGCGAGAGTTAAAGACGATTCATATCGGAGGAACAAACGGGAAAGGATCGACCGTAAGCTATCTTCGTCATATGTTAGAAGCAAGCAGCTATAAAGTCGGTACCTTTACTTCACCATATATTGAATGTTTTGAAGAACGGATTTCTGTTAATGGCGAGCCGATCCCAGGCGATGACTTGCTTGAGTGTGTTAGTAAAGTGAAGCCGCTTGTAGAAGAGCTTGAGAAAACCGAACTAGGTTCTCCAACAGAGTTTGAAGTGATTACGACCATCGGCTTTTTATACTTCGCAACAGTAAGCAAGCCGGATTTCGTGTTAGTAGAAGTAGGGCTTGGAGGCAGGCTTGATTCTACCAATGTGATTGATCCTTTGCTATCCATCATTACATCCATTGGTCATGATCATATGCATATTTTGGGTGATTCTCTTGAGGATATTGCATTTGAGAAGGCTGGGATTATAAAGTACGGCAAACCGGTTATTTCTGGTGTCAGTCAACCAGAGGCAAAACAAGTACTGAAAGAAAAAGCGGCGGAGGAGAAGGCTGCGCTGAAACAGTTGAATGAGGACTTTGAACAAGTGCTTATTACACGAAATGCAACAAGTCAGATGTTCTCATTTTATTCGCAACGTCAATCATTTTATACATGTACGATTCAGATGGCTGGCAATCACCAACGCAATAATGCCGCACTCGCACTTGAAGCAATGATTACGCTAGGAGAGCTGGGAGTTATTGAACTCGATACAGACCTCGTATTAAAGGGGCTGAAAAACGCAAGCTGGGCTGGACGGTTTGAAGTCATCAACAAGGAGCCGGTCATCATTCTTGATGGAGCTCATAATGAAGAAGGAATGAGCGCACTAGCTGAAACGCTTCTTTCTCATTATCCCAAAAAGCATTATAAACTCATCATGGCTGCGACGAAAGAAAAGGATATGGAAAAGCTGCTCGCTCCTTTTGAGACAATGAATGCAGATTTCACGTTTACAACCTTTGATTTCTTCAGAGCCGCTTCTGAGCGTGAGTTATATGAACAAGCATTAGTACCGCATAAGAGGATGTCTGTTTCATGGAGTGAAGCGATAAAGGATGCTGTTGGAAATATAAATGATAATGAAATCATTATCATATCAGGTTCGCTGTACTTTGTATCAGATGTGAGAAGGTGGCTGAAGGAATCATCTGCTTTATCTCCGAATTTAGTAGAAAATAAGTAG